The following proteins are encoded in a genomic region of Pseudomonas saponiphila:
- the moaB gene encoding molybdenum cofactor biosynthesis protein B has translation MKAKADVPFVPLNIAVLTVSDTRTLETDTSGQVFVERLGAAGHRLAARVLLKDDLYKIRAQVATWIADEQVQVVLITGGTGFTGRDSTPEAVACLLDKQVDGFGELFRQISVADIGTSTVQSRALAGLANGTLVCCLPGSTNAVRTGWDGILAEQLDSRHRPCNFVTHLKQVAACESRG, from the coding sequence ATGAAAGCCAAGGCTGATGTACCTTTTGTTCCCCTGAACATTGCGGTGTTGACCGTCAGTGATACCCGCACCCTGGAAACCGACACCTCCGGACAGGTCTTCGTCGAGCGTCTGGGCGCCGCAGGTCATCGTCTGGCCGCACGGGTGTTGCTCAAGGACGATCTGTACAAGATCCGCGCCCAGGTCGCCACCTGGATCGCCGACGAACAAGTGCAGGTGGTGCTGATCACCGGCGGTACCGGCTTTACCGGTCGCGACAGCACTCCTGAAGCGGTGGCCTGTCTGCTGGACAAGCAGGTCGACGGTTTCGGTGAACTGTTCCGGCAGATCTCGGTGGCCGACATCGGTACTTCCACCGTGCAGTCCCGCGCGCTGGCCGGGCTGGCCAACGGCACCCTGGTGTGCTGCCTGCCGGGCTCCACCAATGCAGTGCGCACCGGCTGGGATGGAATCCTCGCCGAGCAGCTGGATTCACGCCACCGGCCGTGCAATTTCGTTACCCATCTGAAACAGGTGGCGGCTTGTGAATCCCGTGGGTAA
- the glp gene encoding gephyrin-like molybdotransferase Glp — protein MPVEEALERLLAMAAAAPIVEREQLPLAATQGRVLAEALISSLDLPPWPNSAMDGYALRLEDWKGEPLPVSQRIFAGQSPEPLQPGTCARIFTGAPVPAGADCVEMQENAQVQDDQRVLFTQSLKVGQNIRPQGQETTVGEQVLAAGTRLGPIEQGLAASLGCAELAVVRRVRVAVLSTGDELVEPGQALGPGQIYNSNRVLLCSWLQRLGCEVLDAGILPDDLPATRQRLAELGEVDLILSTGGVSVGEADFLGMALREAGELTLWKLAIKPGKPLTVGHFRGVPVIGLPGNPASTLVTFALLARPYLLRRQGVQQVQPMRFQVPGGFVWPQPGNRREYLRGRLENGRAIIYRNQSSGVLRSAAWAEGLVEVLEGRTLEEGDWVSFIPLSEVLD, from the coding sequence ATGCCGGTTGAGGAGGCGCTGGAGCGTTTGCTGGCCATGGCCGCGGCGGCGCCGATTGTCGAGCGTGAACAATTGCCCCTGGCGGCTACTCAGGGCCGGGTGCTGGCCGAGGCACTGATCTCCAGCCTGGACCTGCCGCCCTGGCCCAACAGCGCCATGGACGGCTACGCCTTGCGCCTGGAGGACTGGAAGGGCGAGCCCTTGCCGGTCAGCCAGCGGATCTTCGCCGGACAGTCCCCCGAACCGTTGCAACCGGGAACCTGCGCGCGGATCTTTACCGGCGCGCCGGTGCCGGCCGGCGCGGATTGCGTTGAAATGCAGGAAAACGCCCAGGTTCAGGACGATCAGCGGGTGCTGTTCACTCAATCCTTGAAGGTCGGCCAGAACATCCGTCCCCAGGGGCAGGAAACCACGGTGGGCGAGCAGGTGCTGGCGGCCGGGACACGGCTGGGGCCGATCGAGCAGGGGCTCGCGGCTTCCCTGGGATGTGCCGAACTGGCCGTGGTGCGGCGGGTCCGGGTGGCGGTGCTGTCCACCGGTGACGAGTTGGTGGAGCCGGGCCAGGCCCTGGGGCCCGGGCAGATCTACAACAGCAACCGGGTACTGCTGTGCAGCTGGTTGCAGCGCCTGGGCTGCGAAGTGCTGGACGCGGGCATCCTGCCCGATGATCTGCCTGCGACCCGCCAGCGCCTGGCGGAGTTGGGCGAGGTCGATCTGATCCTCTCCACCGGCGGGGTGTCGGTGGGGGAGGCGGACTTTCTCGGTATGGCCCTGCGGGAAGCCGGCGAACTGACGCTGTGGAAGCTGGCGATCAAACCCGGCAAGCCCCTGACCGTCGGCCATTTTCGCGGTGTGCCGGTGATTGGTCTGCCGGGCAACCCGGCTTCCACTCTGGTGACCTTCGCCCTGCTGGCGAGGCCCTATTTGCTCCGACGCCAGGGCGTGCAGCAGGTGCAGCCAATGCGCTTCCAGGTGCCTGGTGGTTTTGTCTGGCCCCAGCCGGGCAATCGTCGCGAGTACCTGCGCGGCCGCCTGGAGAACGGGCGAGCGATCATCTATCGCAACCAGAGCTCGGGGGTGTTGCGCAGCGCGGCTTGGGCGGAAGGGCTGGTGGAAGTGCTGGAAGGTCGGACCCTGGAAGAGGGCGATTGGGTCAGCTTCATCCCGTTGAGCGAGGTGCTGGATTGA
- a CDS encoding mannose-1-phosphate guanylyltransferase/mannose-6-phosphate isomerase, which yields MSTLIPCIIAGGAGARLWPVSREATPKPFMRLPDGDSLLQKTFARAAALKDVERLLTVTNREVFFRTLDDYRPLNQTRIELDFILEPFGRNTAPAIAAAALHVSQRYGADAQLLILPADHLIKDVAAFVAAVDNARPLAEQGRLVTFGLVPTHAETGFGYIEKGQALNDHSFQVRRFIEKPDAATAQRYVEGGQHLWNGGMFCMRADVILQELREFVPQVLSAVEHCLERSYRKEGPHELQVELESDSFAQAPDISIDYAVMERSKKVAVVPCQLGWSDIGSWQAVRELIPADEQGNQCTGETVLHEVSNCYIDSRQRLVGAVGLDNLIIVDTPDALLIADGKRSQDVKLIAQELKRLGHDAYRLHRTVNRPWGAYTVLEEGPRFKIKRIEVKPGASLSLQMHHHRSEHWIVVSGMARVINGEDELLLDTNESTFIKPGRPHQLSNPGVIDLVMIEVQSGEYLGEDDIVRFNDLYGRAPITPGTR from the coding sequence GTGAGCACTCTCATTCCCTGCATCATTGCTGGCGGCGCCGGCGCCCGCCTGTGGCCGGTATCCCGCGAGGCCACGCCCAAACCCTTCATGCGCCTGCCCGACGGCGACAGCCTGCTGCAGAAAACCTTCGCCCGCGCTGCCGCCCTCAAGGACGTCGAGCGGCTGCTGACGGTGACCAACCGTGAAGTGTTCTTCCGCACCCTGGACGACTACCGTCCGCTGAACCAGACCCGGATCGAGCTGGACTTCATCCTCGAACCCTTTGGCCGCAACACCGCGCCGGCCATCGCTGCTGCGGCGCTGCACGTCAGTCAACGCTATGGTGCTGACGCACAACTGCTGATACTGCCTGCCGACCACCTGATCAAGGATGTCGCGGCATTTGTCGCCGCGGTGGACAACGCCCGGCCTCTGGCCGAACAAGGCAGGCTGGTAACCTTCGGCCTGGTGCCCACCCATGCGGAAACCGGCTTCGGCTATATCGAGAAAGGTCAGGCTCTGAACGACCACAGCTTCCAGGTCAGGCGCTTTATCGAGAAACCCGATGCCGCCACGGCCCAGCGCTACGTCGAGGGTGGCCAGCATCTGTGGAATGGCGGAATGTTCTGCATGCGCGCCGACGTGATACTTCAGGAGCTGCGGGAGTTCGTGCCGCAAGTGCTCAGCGCCGTCGAGCACTGCCTGGAGCGCAGCTACCGCAAGGAAGGCCCGCACGAGTTGCAAGTGGAACTGGAGAGCGACAGCTTCGCCCAGGCGCCGGACATCTCCATCGACTACGCGGTGATGGAACGCTCGAAGAAAGTCGCCGTGGTGCCCTGCCAGCTCGGCTGGAGCGATATCGGCTCCTGGCAGGCGGTGCGCGAGCTGATCCCGGCGGACGAACAGGGCAACCAGTGCACCGGTGAAACCGTGCTGCACGAGGTCAGCAATTGCTACATCGATTCGCGCCAGCGCCTGGTAGGCGCCGTCGGCCTGGACAACCTGATCATCGTCGACACCCCGGACGCGCTGCTGATCGCCGATGGCAAGCGCAGCCAGGACGTCAAACTGATCGCCCAGGAGCTCAAGCGCCTGGGCCACGATGCCTACCGGCTGCACCGCACCGTGAACCGCCCCTGGGGCGCCTACACCGTGCTCGAGGAAGGGCCGCGCTTCAAGATCAAGCGCATCGAGGTCAAGCCCGGCGCCTCACTGTCCCTGCAGATGCATCACCACCGCAGCGAGCACTGGATCGTGGTCAGCGGCATGGCCCGGGTGATCAACGGAGAAGACGAACTGCTGCTCGACACCAATGAATCGACCTTTATCAAACCCGGGCGCCCCCACCAGTTGAGCAATCCCGGAGTCATCGATCTGGTCATGATTGAAGTACAAAGCGGCGAATACCTGGGCGAAGACGACATCGTGCGCTTCAACGACCTGTATGGCCGGGCCCCGATCACCCCTGGCACCCGCTGA
- the yegS gene encoding lipid kinase YegS: protein MSERKALLILHGKQALNEEVRAAVEAKRAEGWALSVRLTWEAGDARRLVNEGLAAGHTRLIAGGGDGTLRDIAEALANAPNPASLVLLPLGTANDFARAAGVPLEPAAALELLEVAPRAVDLGEVGGQIFLNMATGGFGSQVTANTSEDLKKVLGGAAYLFTGLSRFAELSAAYGELQGPDFHWRGELLALGIGNGRQAGGGHELCPGALADDGLLDISILPAPQELVGTLKNLLAGGLGIDNMFVRARLPWVEIKASRGLDINLDGEPLQGDTLRFSARPAALQVHLPADSPLLGGTP, encoded by the coding sequence ATGAGTGAGCGCAAGGCATTGCTGATACTGCACGGCAAACAAGCCCTCAACGAAGAGGTCCGCGCGGCGGTCGAGGCCAAGCGGGCCGAGGGCTGGGCGTTGTCGGTGCGGCTGACCTGGGAGGCGGGGGATGCCCGGCGCCTGGTAAATGAAGGGCTGGCCGCCGGCCACACGCGGCTGATTGCCGGGGGCGGTGATGGCACTTTGCGTGACATCGCCGAGGCCCTGGCCAACGCGCCGAATCCGGCCAGCCTGGTGCTGTTGCCACTGGGCACGGCCAATGACTTCGCCCGCGCCGCCGGGGTGCCACTGGAGCCAGCCGCTGCCCTGGAACTGCTGGAGGTTGCTCCTCGGGCGGTCGATTTGGGGGAGGTGGGCGGGCAGATATTCCTCAACATGGCCACCGGCGGCTTCGGCAGTCAGGTGACCGCCAACACCTCGGAAGACCTGAAGAAAGTCCTCGGCGGCGCTGCTTATCTGTTTACCGGGCTGTCGCGCTTTGCCGAGTTGAGCGCGGCCTATGGCGAGTTGCAGGGGCCGGATTTCCACTGGCGTGGCGAACTCCTGGCCCTGGGCATCGGCAATGGCCGTCAGGCGGGGGGCGGGCATGAGCTGTGTCCGGGTGCCCTGGCGGATGACGGTTTGCTGGATATCAGCATCCTGCCGGCCCCGCAGGAACTGGTGGGCACGTTGAAGAACCTGCTGGCCGGCGGCCTGGGGATCGACAACATGTTTGTTCGCGCGCGTCTGCCCTGGGTCGAGATCAAGGCTTCGCGGGGGCTGGACATCAATCTCGATGGCGAGCCGCTGCAGGGCGACACCTTGCGCTTCAGCGCACGTCCGGCGGCCTTGCAGGTGCACTTGCCGGCGGACTCGCCGTTGCTCGGCGGTACGCCTTAG
- a CDS encoding response regulator transcription factor, translating into MTCNLLLVDDHSLIRAGVRALVMDIPGYAVIGEADDGAHLLEMVEQLRPDIILLDLSMKRIGGLDALRRLKALHPQSKVLILSMHTDPALIMQALESGAHGYLLKDTTATELEHALEALRNNERYLSPAIAHTVITQALTRAQKHTPQPVDNHNLTARQLEILRLIVRGKSTREIALGLGLSIKTVETHRSQIMKRLQIFDVAGLVLFAVREQIISLDD; encoded by the coding sequence TTGACCTGTAATTTACTCTTGGTGGATGACCACTCGCTCATCCGGGCTGGCGTGCGAGCCCTGGTCATGGACATTCCCGGATACGCGGTGATCGGCGAGGCCGACGACGGCGCGCACCTGCTGGAAATGGTCGAGCAGTTGCGCCCGGACATCATCCTGCTGGACCTGTCGATGAAGCGCATCGGCGGCCTCGACGCCTTGCGCCGGCTCAAGGCGCTGCACCCGCAAAGCAAGGTCCTGATCCTCTCGATGCACACCGATCCGGCCCTGATCATGCAGGCCCTGGAGTCCGGCGCCCATGGCTACCTGCTCAAGGACACCACCGCCACCGAGCTGGAACATGCCTTGGAAGCCCTGCGCAACAACGAACGCTACCTGAGCCCGGCCATCGCCCACACAGTGATCACCCAGGCCCTGACCCGGGCCCAGAAACACACGCCGCAGCCGGTGGACAATCACAACCTGACCGCCCGCCAACTGGAAATCCTGCGGCTGATCGTGCGCGGCAAGTCCACCCGGGAGATAGCCCTGGGCCTGGGTCTGAGCATCAAGACCGTGGAAACCCACCGTTCGCAGATCATGAAACGCCTGCAGATCTTCGATGTCGCCGGCCTGGTGCTGTTCGCCGTGCGCGAACAGATCATCAGCCTCGACGACTGA
- a CDS encoding sensor histidine kinase: MYASLKSFFSWPPSRDHLRWFSLLLCSGSSLGNVLIYSLGRPVPLPLLLVNIAALACIWMHYGSSRKSIRFQPQELAERLLKVKENERHRLSRELHDDIGQLLTAAKLQTDWLKRRLPEDLQQPCTVLATTLEETLAKVRDVSAILNPRQLTSLGLEASLRAHLLKTLENTSVHWSLECRQRLTGIPEEMAVAAFRITQEAVTNMLRHARAKNLLVRLQRLPEGLSLFISDDGQGFAPASDPGAQGQRGMAGMQERISQLGGLLKVTSEADQGTQIEALFPWAPRTLERASTNKVSH, from the coding sequence ATGTACGCCAGCCTCAAGTCATTCTTCTCTTGGCCTCCCTCCCGTGATCACCTGCGTTGGTTCAGCCTGTTGCTGTGCTCCGGCTCAAGCCTGGGCAATGTGCTGATCTACAGCCTGGGCCGCCCCGTGCCCCTGCCCCTGCTTTTAGTCAATATCGCGGCGCTGGCCTGCATCTGGATGCACTACGGTTCTTCGCGAAAGTCCATCCGATTCCAGCCTCAGGAACTGGCCGAGCGCCTGCTCAAGGTCAAGGAAAATGAACGCCACCGCCTGAGCCGGGAGCTGCACGACGACATTGGCCAACTGCTGACCGCGGCCAAGTTGCAGACTGACTGGCTCAAGCGCCGCCTGCCGGAAGACTTGCAGCAACCCTGCACCGTGCTCGCCACCACCCTGGAAGAGACTCTGGCCAAGGTTCGCGACGTGTCCGCCATTCTCAACCCCCGGCAACTGACCAGCCTGGGCCTGGAAGCCAGTCTGCGCGCCCATCTGCTCAAGACCCTGGAAAACACTTCGGTGCACTGGAGCCTGGAATGCCGCCAGCGCCTGACGGGAATTCCCGAGGAGATGGCGGTGGCGGCGTTTCGCATCACCCAGGAAGCCGTGACCAACATGCTGCGTCATGCCCGGGCCAAGAATCTGCTGGTGCGCCTGCAGCGCTTGCCCGAAGGCCTCTCGCTGTTCATCAGCGACGACGGCCAGGGATTCGCCCCAGCCAGCGATCCGGGGGCCCAGGGCCAGCGCGGCATGGCCGGGATGCAGGAACGAATCAGCCAACTGGGCGGCCTGCTGAAAGTCACCAGCGAAGCCGACCAAGGCACCCAGATCGAAGCACTCTTTCCCTGGGCCCCCCGCACTCTGGAACGGGCCAGCACGAATAAGGTTTCCCATTGA
- a CDS encoding chemotaxis protein CheV translates to MAGILDTVDQRTQLVGENRLEILMFRLAGRQLFAINVFKVQEVLQLPKLTLMPQRHPFVCGVVNLRGQTLPVIDLSQAIGMRPLVPGPNSTIIVTEYNRSVQAFLVGGVDRIVNMNWEAIMPPPTSAGRQHYLTAISKVDEQLVEIIDVEKVLAEIVPYNAKVSRDKLEDPVLERARGREVLLVDDSNVALSQLRDTLGQLGVKMHIASDGLKALNMLKAWADTGVEMTDKLLMVFTDAEMPEMDGYRLTTEIRNDPRLRGLYVVLHTSLSGSFNESMVKKVGCDNFLSKFQPDKLVDVVRQRLMLDEVSA, encoded by the coding sequence ATGGCCGGCATTCTCGACACGGTAGATCAACGCACGCAGCTGGTGGGTGAGAATCGCCTGGAAATCCTCATGTTCCGCCTGGCCGGTCGGCAGTTGTTCGCCATCAACGTCTTCAAGGTTCAGGAAGTCCTGCAACTGCCCAAGCTGACCCTCATGCCCCAGCGTCATCCGTTTGTCTGCGGTGTGGTCAACCTGCGGGGCCAGACCCTGCCGGTGATCGACCTGTCTCAGGCCATCGGTATGCGCCCGCTGGTTCCGGGGCCCAACAGCACCATCATCGTCACCGAGTACAACCGCTCGGTGCAGGCGTTCCTGGTGGGCGGTGTGGATCGCATCGTCAACATGAACTGGGAAGCCATCATGCCGCCGCCCACCAGCGCCGGGCGCCAGCACTATCTGACGGCCATCAGCAAGGTCGACGAACAACTGGTGGAGATCATCGACGTCGAGAAGGTCCTGGCCGAAATCGTCCCCTACAATGCCAAGGTTTCCCGGGACAAGCTCGAAGATCCGGTGCTGGAGCGCGCTCGCGGTCGCGAAGTGCTGTTGGTGGACGACTCCAATGTGGCCCTCTCCCAACTGCGCGATACCCTCGGCCAGCTCGGGGTGAAGATGCATATCGCCAGTGACGGCCTCAAGGCCCTGAACATGCTCAAGGCCTGGGCCGATACCGGGGTCGAGATGACCGACAAACTGCTGATGGTGTTCACCGATGCGGAAATGCCGGAAATGGACGGTTACCGCCTGACCACCGAGATTCGCAACGACCCGCGTCTGCGTGGGCTGTATGTGGTGCTGCACACTTCCTTGTCCGGCAGTTTCAACGAATCCATGGTCAAGAAGGTTGGTTGCGACAACTTCCTTTCCAAGTTCCAGCCGGACAAGCTGGTGGACGTGGTCCGTCAGCGCCTGATGCTGGACGAAGTCAGCGCCTGA
- a CDS encoding MOSC domain-containing protein — MRLSALYRYPLKSARGETLQQIGLDKLGLQGDRRWMLVDEASGRFLTQRAVARMSQLSALYNQQGGLTLSATGFSSLEVPLPDAAAALRGVTIWQDSLRVPDAGDEAAAWVSEFVGKPTRLVQVPLERARSTAAGYGRDDDQVAFADGFPLLLIGQASLEDLSSRVGRPLEMLRFRPNLVIEGSQAYAEDQWRRIRIGDLEFRVVKPCSRCILTTIDPQTGERSADREPLATLQKYRAQADGAMFGQNLVNDGPGRLQVGMPVTVLE; from the coding sequence ATGCGTCTTAGCGCGCTTTATCGATACCCGTTGAAATCCGCCCGGGGCGAAACCCTGCAACAGATCGGCCTGGACAAGCTCGGGCTGCAAGGGGATCGCCGCTGGATGCTGGTGGATGAAGCCAGCGGGCGTTTTCTCACCCAGCGTGCGGTGGCGCGCATGAGTCAACTCTCGGCCCTGTACAACCAGCAGGGTGGCCTGACCCTCAGTGCCACCGGGTTTTCCAGCCTCGAAGTGCCCTTGCCGGACGCCGCGGCGGCCTTGCGTGGAGTGACCATCTGGCAGGACAGCCTGCGGGTTCCCGATGCCGGGGATGAGGCGGCTGCCTGGGTCAGTGAGTTCGTCGGCAAGCCTACCCGCCTGGTGCAGGTACCGCTGGAACGAGCGCGGAGCACCGCCGCCGGCTACGGCAGGGACGATGATCAAGTGGCGTTTGCCGATGGCTTCCCGCTGCTGCTGATTGGCCAGGCGTCCCTTGAAGATCTGTCCAGCCGGGTCGGGCGGCCACTGGAGATGCTGCGTTTTCGCCCCAATCTGGTGATCGAGGGCAGCCAGGCCTATGCCGAGGACCAATGGCGGCGCATACGGATTGGCGACCTTGAGTTTCGCGTGGTCAAGCCGTGCTCGCGCTGCATCCTGACCACCATCGACCCCCAGACCGGCGAGCGCAGCGCCGACCGCGAACCCCTGGCGACCTTGCAGAAGTACCGGGCCCAGGCCGATGGGGCGATGTTCGGGCAGAACCTGGTCAACGACGGCCCGGGTCGTCTGCAGGTGGGGATGCCAGTAACGGTGCTCGAATAA
- a CDS encoding pyrimidine/purine nucleoside phosphorylase, whose translation MFKVNEYFDGTVKSIAFGTAEGPATIGVMAPGEYEFGTAQREIMHVVSGALTVRLPDSADWETFPAGSQFNVPANSKFQLKVAVDTAYLCEYRG comes from the coding sequence ATGTTTAAAGTCAACGAGTACTTCGACGGCACCGTCAAGTCGATTGCCTTCGGCACGGCCGAAGGCCCAGCCACCATTGGCGTCATGGCCCCGGGCGAATACGAGTTCGGTACGGCGCAGCGGGAAATCATGCACGTGGTGTCCGGCGCGCTGACCGTGCGCCTGCCCGACAGTGCCGATTGGGAAACCTTCCCTGCCGGCAGCCAGTTCAACGTCCCGGCCAACAGCAAGTTCCAGCTGAAAGTCGCGGTGGACACCGCTTATCTGTGCGAGTACCGCGGCTGA
- a CDS encoding exonuclease domain-containing protein, producing the protein MPHWLVIDLEATTDEGGWPVSEMEIIEIGATLVNRQGREQDHFQRFVRPLRRPRLTPFCRELTHITQANIDSAAPLSEVWTLFERWLGQHRPRLEGWASWGDYDRKQLQLEWHNQQLHSLLNEVPHMNLKQRFAKARRLERPLGLNAALQLAGMQFNGQQHRALEDARNTARLLPLILP; encoded by the coding sequence ATGCCCCACTGGCTGGTAATAGATTTGGAAGCCACGACGGATGAAGGGGGCTGGCCGGTGAGCGAGATGGAAATCATCGAAATCGGCGCCACCCTGGTCAACCGCCAAGGCCGCGAACAAGACCACTTCCAGCGTTTCGTCCGCCCCTTGCGACGCCCTCGGCTGACGCCGTTCTGTCGCGAACTGACCCATATCACCCAAGCCAACATCGACAGCGCCGCGCCCCTGAGCGAGGTCTGGACCCTGTTCGAGCGCTGGCTGGGCCAGCATCGGCCGCGCCTGGAGGGTTGGGCCAGCTGGGGCGACTACGACCGCAAGCAGTTGCAGCTGGAATGGCACAACCAGCAGTTGCACAGCCTGCTGAATGAAGTGCCGCACATGAACCTCAAGCAGCGCTTTGCCAAGGCCCGGCGCCTGGAACGTCCTCTGGGACTGAATGCCGCCCTGCAACTGGCCGGCATGCAGTTCAACGGCCAACAGCATCGGGCCCTGGAAGATGCGCGCAATACCGCGCGCCTGTTGCCCCTGATTCTTCCTTGA
- a CDS encoding acetyl/propionyl/methylcrotonyl-CoA carboxylase subunit alpha, with the protein MPNFSKILIANRGEIACRIQRTAQALGYRTVAVYSDADADALHVHMADEALHIGPSPVQQSYLNSEAILDAARRSGADAIHPGYGFLSENHEFAAACTAAGITFIGPSAAAIELMGSKRRSKIAMLEAGVPCIQGYQGEDQADATLQREAQRIGYPLMIKASAGGGGRGMRLVQEHEDLLEQIRTARSEALHAFGSDELILEQALIEPRHVEMQVFGDHHGHLIYLGERDCSIQRRHQKVIEESPCPVMTEELRRAMGEAALKAGRAVNYVGAGTVEFLLDAGGRFYFLEMNTRLQVEHPVTELVTGLDLVALQLQVAAGEPLPLSQEQVQLKGHAIEVRLYAEDPAQNFLPQTGQVLRWEPAPGLRTDHGLQEGQWISPFYDPMLGKLIAHGATREEARRKLLRGVEDCVLLGLESNRRLLAGLLRHPVFASGRFSTAFIAEHFAQDPSLQPQEPGDKDLAIAAALFYQHSASHHGVAFRAWRNQAGAPLLYRLGLGEQQWSLQLSASATGRLQVRQADVLHEVKICAADGRRASLEVNGIRRHYAYRLQDGELWLGSASGSLHLQDLSLAPVQGQSDTHGGTVKAPMDGAIVDVQVTEGMRVSKGQLLLVLEAMKMEHPLKAGIDGVITRLQVNLGDQVKSRQILLEVQAPAGAPEMEH; encoded by the coding sequence ATGCCCAATTTCAGCAAGATCCTGATCGCCAACCGCGGCGAAATCGCCTGCCGCATCCAGCGCACTGCCCAAGCCCTGGGCTATCGCACCGTGGCGGTGTACAGCGACGCCGACGCCGACGCGCTGCATGTGCACATGGCCGACGAAGCCCTGCACATCGGCCCATCGCCAGTGCAGCAGTCATACCTCAACAGCGAGGCGATCCTCGACGCTGCCCGTCGCAGTGGCGCCGACGCCATCCACCCGGGCTACGGCTTTCTCTCGGAAAACCACGAATTCGCCGCCGCCTGCACCGCCGCCGGCATCACCTTCATCGGCCCCAGCGCCGCTGCCATTGAGTTGATGGGCAGCAAGCGCCGTTCGAAAATCGCCATGCTCGAAGCCGGTGTGCCCTGTATCCAGGGCTATCAGGGCGAAGACCAGGCTGACGCGACCCTGCAGCGCGAGGCACAGCGCATCGGTTACCCGCTGATGATCAAGGCCAGCGCCGGCGGTGGCGGGCGCGGCATGCGTCTGGTGCAGGAGCACGAGGATCTGCTGGAACAGATCCGCACCGCGCGCTCGGAAGCCCTGCACGCCTTCGGCAGCGACGAGCTGATTCTGGAACAGGCGCTGATCGAGCCCCGGCACGTGGAAATGCAAGTGTTCGGCGATCACCACGGTCATCTGATCTACTTGGGAGAGCGGGACTGCTCGATCCAGCGCCGCCATCAGAAGGTCATCGAGGAATCACCCTGCCCGGTGATGACCGAGGAACTGCGTCGGGCCATGGGCGAGGCAGCGCTCAAGGCCGGGCGCGCGGTGAACTATGTCGGGGCCGGCACCGTGGAGTTCCTGCTGGACGCGGGAGGCCGGTTCTACTTCCTGGAAATGAACACCCGCTTGCAGGTCGAGCATCCGGTGACCGAGCTGGTGACCGGCCTGGATCTGGTGGCCCTGCAACTGCAAGTGGCCGCCGGCGAGCCGCTGCCCCTGAGCCAGGAGCAGGTGCAGCTCAAGGGACACGCCATCGAGGTGCGGCTGTACGCCGAGGACCCGGCGCAGAACTTCCTGCCGCAGACCGGCCAGGTCCTGCGCTGGGAGCCGGCGCCGGGGCTGCGCACCGACCATGGCTTGCAGGAAGGCCAGTGGATCAGCCCGTTCTACGACCCGATGCTGGGCAAGCTGATTGCCCACGGCGCCACCCGCGAGGAAGCCCGGCGCAAGCTCTTGCGCGGGGTCGAAGACTGCGTGCTGCTGGGGCTCGAGAGCAATCGCCGGCTGCTCGCCGGTCTGCTTCGGCATCCGGTATTTGCCAGCGGCCGATTCAGCACCGCCTTTATCGCCGAACACTTCGCGCAAGACCCAAGCCTGCAACCTCAGGAGCCCGGCGACAAGGATCTGGCGATCGCCGCAGCGCTGTTCTATCAGCACAGCGCCAGCCACCACGGCGTGGCCTTTCGCGCCTGGCGCAATCAGGCCGGCGCGCCCCTGCTCTATCGACTGGGCCTGGGTGAGCAGCAGTGGTCGCTGCAACTGAGCGCTTCGGCAACCGGCCGGTTGCAGGTGCGGCAGGCGGATGTGCTGCACGAGGTGAAAATCTGCGCCGCCGATGGCCGAAGGGCCAGCCTGGAGGTCAATGGCATCCGGCGCCACTACGCCTACCGTCTGCAGGACGGCGAGCTGTGGCTGGGCAGCGCCAGTGGCAGCCTGCACCTGCAGGACCTGAGCCTCGCGCCGGTACAGGGCCAGTCGGACACCCATGGCGGCACCGTCAAGGCCCCCATGGACGGGGCCATCGTCGATGTGCAAGTCACCGAGGGCATGCGCGTCAGCAAGGGCCAACTGCTGCTGGTGCTGGAGGCGATGAAGATGGAACACCCACTCAAGGCCGGGATCGATGGGGTGATCACCCGGCTTCAGGTCAACCTTGGTGATCAGGTGAAGAGCCGGCAGATCCTTCTGGAGGTGCAAGCGCCCGCTGGCGCCCCGGAAATGGAGCACTAG